Proteins found in one Bordetella genomosp. 11 genomic segment:
- a CDS encoding D-2-hydroxyacid dehydrogenase, whose translation MNTEPAGLLLSKTLCDEMGDRLLALARAAGHPLRLIVAPGQPGLALSAQDQASIRLGFFSRDIMQGSSKDAPSPASRAFFDAFDAAPHAQWLHVCSAGIDNPLYQHTLRRTVRLTTSSGGNAVPIAQTVVGAMLCQSRGFTYWLDAQAQRRWQPLAAAHMARDLHEQTALIVGLGPIGREIGRLLKAVGLATIGVRRGTGAVPHFDRVCGLDALDGLLPSCDWLVLACPLTPETRNLLDARRIDLLPPRAGVANIGRGELMDENALAAALRDGRLRSAYLDVFATEPLPADSPLWTAPHTWISPHNAGASPGNAARFNEIFLRNFMHWLNGEPLANDATPAARDGATATRN comes from the coding sequence ATGAACACGGAACCGGCAGGTCTGTTGCTTTCGAAAACCCTTTGCGACGAGATGGGCGACCGTCTGCTTGCCCTGGCGCGCGCCGCCGGGCATCCGTTGCGCCTGATCGTCGCGCCCGGCCAGCCCGGGCTGGCCCTGTCCGCGCAGGACCAGGCATCGATACGGCTGGGCTTCTTCTCGCGCGACATCATGCAGGGCAGCAGCAAGGACGCGCCCAGCCCGGCCAGCCGGGCCTTCTTCGACGCCTTCGATGCCGCGCCGCATGCCCAGTGGCTGCACGTCTGTTCCGCCGGAATCGATAACCCCCTCTACCAGCACACGCTGCGGCGCACGGTACGCCTGACCACATCGTCGGGCGGCAATGCCGTCCCGATCGCCCAGACGGTGGTCGGCGCCATGCTCTGCCAATCGCGCGGATTCACGTATTGGCTGGACGCGCAGGCGCAGCGGCGCTGGCAACCCCTGGCCGCCGCGCACATGGCGCGCGACCTGCATGAACAGACGGCGCTCATCGTCGGCCTCGGCCCCATCGGGCGAGAGATCGGCCGGCTGCTCAAGGCCGTGGGCCTGGCAACGATAGGCGTGCGGCGCGGCACCGGCGCGGTGCCGCACTTCGACCGCGTCTGCGGCCTGGACGCGCTGGACGGGCTGCTGCCATCATGCGACTGGCTGGTGCTGGCCTGCCCGTTGACGCCGGAAACGCGCAACCTGCTCGATGCCCGGCGCATCGACCTGCTGCCGCCCCGCGCGGGCGTCGCCAACATCGGACGCGGCGAGCTGATGGACGAGAACGCGCTGGCGGCCGCCTTGCGTGACGGCCGGCTGCGCTCGGCCTACCTGGACGTCTTCGCCACCGAGCCGCTGCCCGCCGACTCGCCGCTATGGACCGCGCCGCACACCTGGATATCGCCGCACAACGCCGGCGCCTCGCCGGGCAATGCCGCGCGCTTCAACGAGATCTTCCTGCGCAATTTCATGCACTGGCTGAATGGCGAACCCCTGGCCAACGACGCCACGC
- a CDS encoding UdgX family uracil-DNA binding protein (This protein belongs to the uracil DNA glycosylase superfamily, members of which act in excision repair of DNA. However, it belongs more specifically to UdgX branch, whose founding member was found to bind uracil in DNA (where it does not belong), without cleaving it, appears to promote DNA repair by a pathway involving RecA, rather than base excision.) — translation MTTRPKEEKPAPSRAAVPARAKPAGGDDSLAQPAQQPRTLEECRRCALWHDATQPVPGRGPKRAAILLVGEQPGDQEDKAGEPFVGPAGNLLDRALDEARVRRDDVFITNAVKHFKWFPRGKRRMHKTPAQREVQACHYWLEKELASVRPRVAVALGATALRALMQRADVRLTAMLGQPVRIGDLTVVPTYHPSFILRAPDPRSREMAYAALVQALQRAGRIASDAGDGQTPAAGA, via the coding sequence ATGACCACACGTCCCAAAGAAGAAAAGCCTGCGCCTTCCAGGGCGGCGGTACCTGCCCGAGCAAAACCCGCCGGCGGCGATGACAGCCTGGCCCAGCCCGCGCAGCAGCCGCGCACGCTGGAAGAATGCCGCCGCTGCGCCTTATGGCACGATGCGACCCAGCCCGTGCCGGGCCGCGGTCCGAAACGCGCCGCTATCCTGCTGGTGGGCGAGCAGCCGGGAGACCAGGAGGACAAGGCCGGCGAACCCTTCGTCGGGCCGGCCGGCAACCTGCTGGATCGCGCGCTGGACGAGGCCCGGGTGCGCCGCGACGACGTCTTCATCACCAACGCCGTCAAGCACTTCAAGTGGTTTCCGCGCGGCAAGCGGCGCATGCACAAGACGCCTGCCCAGCGGGAAGTCCAGGCCTGCCACTATTGGCTGGAGAAGGAACTGGCGTCGGTGCGACCCCGCGTTGCCGTGGCGCTGGGGGCCACCGCGTTGAGGGCGCTGATGCAGCGTGCCGATGTGCGGTTGACGGCAATGCTGGGCCAGCCCGTCCGCATCGGCGACCTGACCGTCGTGCCCACCTACCATCCTTCCTTCATATTGCGCGCGCCGGATCCGCGCTCGCGCGAAATGGCGTATGCGGCTTTGGTGCAGGCACTGCAGCGGGCGGGACGCATCGCCAGCGATGCCGGCGACGGGCAAACCCCCGCGGCGGGCGCCTGA
- a CDS encoding LysR substrate-binding domain-containing protein yields MSTRASNLDLRMVRQFLAVAETLSFRRAAEQMHMAQPPLSQAIMRLEALVQAKLFERSPRGVRLTPAGEVFKLEAVRLLNQAGRALERTQRAGRGELGTVHVGFIGPAMIALLPKVILAFRERFAGVELALHEGSSMQVAGMINSDIVDIGFLVTPADLQPDVSTEVIVVDNLVAVLPAGHRLSGESRIRLEDLADDAFVLFSAQGVPTLSSRIAALCRQAGFEPRIAQEAVQISTVLGLVAGGVGVSILPGSIVALATGATACKPIVADADLLRVRICAAYRAERLSDAAQAFLMTARLHATGAAGPG; encoded by the coding sequence ATGTCGACGCGCGCATCCAATCTGGACCTACGCATGGTCCGGCAATTCCTGGCAGTGGCCGAAACGCTGAGCTTTCGGCGGGCGGCGGAGCAGATGCACATGGCGCAACCGCCGCTCAGCCAGGCCATCATGCGCCTGGAGGCCCTGGTGCAGGCGAAACTGTTCGAGCGGTCGCCGCGCGGCGTGCGGCTGACACCGGCCGGCGAGGTTTTCAAGCTGGAAGCCGTGCGGCTGTTGAACCAGGCCGGCCGGGCGCTGGAACGCACGCAGCGCGCCGGTCGCGGCGAACTCGGCACCGTGCACGTGGGTTTCATCGGGCCCGCCATGATCGCGCTGCTGCCCAAGGTCATACTGGCCTTTCGGGAACGCTTTGCCGGGGTGGAGCTGGCCTTGCACGAGGGCAGTTCCATGCAGGTCGCCGGGATGATCAATTCGGATATCGTGGATATCGGTTTCCTGGTGACCCCGGCAGACCTGCAGCCGGACGTATCGACCGAGGTCATCGTGGTGGACAACCTGGTGGCGGTGCTGCCGGCCGGGCACAGGCTGAGCGGTGAATCGCGCATACGCCTGGAAGACCTGGCCGACGATGCCTTCGTGCTGTTTTCCGCGCAGGGGGTACCGACGCTTTCGTCGCGCATCGCGGCGCTGTGCCGGCAGGCGGGTTTCGAGCCCCGCATTGCGCAGGAGGCGGTGCAGATTTCGACGGTACTGGGACTGGTGGCGGGCGGCGTGGGGGTATCCATCCTGCCGGGCTCCATCGTTGCCCTGGCCACTGGCGCGACGGCGTGCAAGCCCATCGTCGCCGATGCCGACTTGCTGCGCGTGAGGATCTGCGCGGCGTATCGTGCTGAACGGCTCAGCGATGCGGCGCAGGCCTTTCTGATGACGGCTCGCCTGCATGCCACGGGGGCGGCCGGCCCGGGTTAG
- a CDS encoding heavy metal sensor histidine kinase, protein MRGQRRHSLTLRTALVFALLAALVVSMAGIYLYKSLEASLIVRGDVGLVGRVERYRTLLRDTLTLDEIRARPALFENMLGNEQDILTFRMRDSEPVMDINPGRQTLPPITPVAQDRPLTVADVHPALTAQGGRMRVVAAMTRTVDGRAVEVQAAHLLLSEARMLRVYRGQVALAAVAAFLSIAVLGYLALRRGLRPLRTMAAQASRITPAHLDQRLKLADTPHELREVAASFNAMLDRLADGYERLTQFSADLAHEIRTPIGALMGSCQVALYQRRTPEDYESVLASGLEELERLSRLVENILFLARADNAQSALDHTRLDLASELRRVAEYFEGLAEERGIRLQCSASGHLHADVILFRRALGNLVANAVRYADADSTVTIRAETWPDSVCIHVDNRGAPIPPDRLDKLFDRFYRADLSRSAGSDASGLGLAIVRAIMTLHGGSAQAQSSPDGHIRFTLRYPAAPVAQAGPGQADSGRAARNAP, encoded by the coding sequence ATGCGCGGACAACGCCGACACTCCCTGACCCTGCGCACCGCGCTGGTGTTCGCGCTGCTCGCGGCGCTGGTCGTCAGCATGGCGGGCATATACCTGTACAAATCCCTGGAAGCCAGCCTGATCGTGCGCGGCGATGTCGGCCTGGTCGGACGCGTCGAACGCTACCGCACGCTGCTGCGCGACACGCTGACGCTGGACGAGATCCGCGCCCGGCCCGCCCTGTTCGAAAACATGCTGGGCAACGAGCAGGACATACTGACGTTCCGCATGCGGGATTCGGAACCCGTCATGGACATCAATCCCGGCAGGCAGACCCTGCCGCCGATCACGCCCGTGGCGCAGGACCGGCCGCTTACCGTGGCCGACGTACATCCGGCGCTGACGGCACAGGGCGGCCGCATGCGCGTCGTTGCCGCGATGACGCGCACCGTGGACGGCCGGGCGGTGGAAGTCCAGGCTGCCCACCTGCTGCTGAGCGAAGCCCGCATGCTGCGCGTCTATCGCGGACAAGTCGCGCTGGCGGCGGTCGCGGCCTTCCTGTCCATCGCGGTGCTGGGCTACCTGGCGCTGCGGCGCGGCCTGCGGCCGCTGCGCACGATGGCGGCCCAGGCCAGCCGGATCACGCCGGCCCACCTGGACCAACGCCTGAAACTTGCCGACACGCCGCACGAACTGCGCGAAGTCGCCGCGTCCTTCAACGCCATGCTGGACCGCCTGGCCGACGGCTATGAAAGGCTGACGCAGTTTTCCGCCGACCTCGCCCACGAGATCCGCACGCCGATCGGCGCGCTGATGGGAAGCTGCCAGGTCGCCCTCTACCAGCGCCGCACGCCGGAAGACTACGAAAGCGTGCTGGCGTCCGGCCTGGAAGAACTCGAACGCCTGTCGCGGCTGGTGGAAAACATCCTGTTCCTGGCGCGCGCGGACAACGCGCAATCGGCGCTGGACCACACCCGTCTGGACCTCGCCTCGGAACTGCGCCGCGTGGCGGAGTATTTCGAAGGACTGGCGGAAGAACGCGGCATCCGGCTGCAGTGCAGCGCAAGCGGCCATCTGCATGCGGACGTCATCCTGTTCCGCCGCGCGCTCGGCAACCTGGTGGCCAACGCCGTGCGTTATGCCGACGCCGATAGCACTGTCACGATCCGGGCCGAAACCTGGCCCGATTCCGTCTGTATCCACGTCGACAACCGGGGCGCCCCCATCCCGCCCGACCGCCTGGACAAACTCTTCGATCGCTTTTATCGCGCGGACCTGTCACGCAGCGCGGGCTCGGACGCCAGTGGACTGGGGCTGGCCATCGTGCGCGCCATCATGACGCTGCATGGCGGTAGCGCCCAGGCGCAATCGTCCCCGGACGGCCATATCCGCTTCACGCTGCGCTACCCCGCGGCGCCGGTCGCGCAGGCAGGCCCCGGGCAGGCGGACAGCGGCCGCGCCGCGCGCAATGCGCCCTGA
- a CDS encoding molybdopterin-dependent oxidoreductase — protein sequence MPERKHPRLVLEPAQRSQLYRAQRRLLLRGGLSLGALAMMSGCNMQDGDTFDKVLWAMSRWNDRVQAWLFNPDKLAPTYAASQITDPFPFNAYYPEYSVPDIDTSAWRLEVSGMVSDKHAWTLEELRQLPQAAQITRLICIEGWSAIGQWSGIPLKTFLQRVGADLTARYVGFKCADRYYGSIDMPTALHPQTILAMDFGGAALPADYGQPLRLRVPTKLGFKNPKHIVAMFVTNTYPGGYWEDQGYNWFSGI from the coding sequence ATGCCTGAACGCAAACATCCCCGCCTGGTGCTGGAACCCGCCCAGCGCAGCCAACTGTATCGCGCGCAGCGCCGCCTGCTGCTGCGCGGCGGACTTTCGCTGGGCGCGCTCGCCATGATGAGCGGCTGCAATATGCAGGATGGCGATACCTTCGACAAGGTGCTGTGGGCCATGTCGCGCTGGAACGACCGCGTGCAGGCCTGGCTGTTCAATCCGGACAAGCTGGCGCCGACCTACGCGGCGAGCCAGATCACCGATCCCTTCCCTTTCAATGCCTATTACCCCGAGTACAGCGTGCCTGACATCGATACCTCGGCCTGGCGCCTGGAAGTATCGGGAATGGTGTCCGACAAGCATGCGTGGACGCTGGAAGAACTGCGCCAGCTGCCGCAGGCCGCGCAGATCACGCGCCTGATCTGCATCGAAGGCTGGAGCGCCATCGGCCAGTGGAGCGGCATTCCGCTGAAGACCTTCCTGCAACGCGTGGGCGCCGACCTTACCGCACGCTATGTCGGCTTCAAGTGCGCCGACCGCTACTACGGCAGCATAGACATGCCGACGGCCCTGCATCCGCAGACCATCCTGGCGATGGATTTCGGCGGCGCGGCGCTGCCGGCGGACTACGGGCAGCCCCTGCGGCTGCGCGTTCCGACCAAGCTGGGATTCAAGAATCCCAAGCACATCGTGGCGATGTTCGTCACGAACACCTATCCCGGGGGGTACTGGGAGGACCAGGGCTACAACTGGTTCAGCGGCATCTAG
- a CDS encoding XdhC family protein — translation MNSLDIDVLQHARDWVAEGHRVHLITVVQTWGSAPRQAGALAALRGDGRLVGSVSGGCVEDDLIARAVAGTLPDMADRVTYGITSEEAARFGLPCGGTLRLVVEPLLDTVWLDPVLADVRAHRLVMRTVDLQTGVCSLAPASPIDGPDFDGRTFRSVYGPHWRLLIIGANQTARVLSEIASALDFHVMVCDPREEFFADWNLPNVTLLTSMPDDTVNEIGTDERTAIVAVTHDPKLDDMALLEALKSPAFYVGALGSAPNQAKRRERLRLFDLSDEEIGRLHGPVGLRIASRTPAEIAVAIAAELVWVRNTLGGAAACTPNPSTASREGS, via the coding sequence ATGAATTCCCTGGATATCGATGTATTGCAGCACGCACGCGACTGGGTCGCGGAAGGCCATCGCGTACACCTGATTACCGTTGTACAGACGTGGGGCTCGGCACCCCGGCAAGCGGGGGCGTTGGCGGCATTGCGCGGCGACGGCAGGCTGGTCGGCTCCGTGTCGGGCGGCTGCGTGGAAGACGACCTGATCGCGCGCGCGGTGGCGGGCACGCTGCCGGATATGGCCGACCGGGTGACGTACGGCATCACCAGCGAAGAGGCCGCGCGCTTCGGCCTGCCCTGCGGCGGCACGCTGCGCCTGGTGGTGGAGCCGCTGCTGGATACGGTATGGCTGGATCCGGTGCTGGCCGACGTGCGCGCCCATCGCCTGGTGATGCGTACCGTCGATCTACAGACGGGGGTCTGTTCATTGGCCCCGGCCAGCCCCATCGACGGTCCGGACTTCGATGGCCGCACGTTTCGTTCGGTCTACGGACCGCATTGGCGGTTGCTGATCATCGGCGCCAACCAGACGGCCCGGGTGCTGAGCGAGATTGCCTCGGCGCTGGATTTCCACGTGATGGTATGCGATCCGCGCGAAGAGTTCTTCGCGGACTGGAACCTGCCGAATGTGACCCTGCTGACATCGATGCCGGACGACACGGTGAACGAGATCGGCACGGACGAACGCACCGCCATCGTGGCGGTCACGCACGATCCCAAGCTGGACGATATGGCCTTGCTCGAAGCGCTGAAGTCGCCCGCCTTCTATGTGGGCGCGCTGGGTTCGGCGCCCAACCAGGCCAAGCGCCGCGAACGCCTGCGCCTGTTCGATCTTTCCGACGAGGAAATCGGCCGCCTGCATGGACCGGTGGGATTGCGTATCGCCAGCCGCACGCCGGCGGAGATCGCGGTGGCGATCGCCGCCGAGCTGGTATGGGTGCGCAATACGTTGGGCGGCGCTGCGGCGTGCACGCCCAATCCTTCCACGGCGTCGCGCGAAGGCTCCTAG
- a CDS encoding cytochrome b/b6 domain-containing protein: MACMFMSGWGIYNASPIFGFSFPQWATLGGWLGAATIWHFSVMWLLVGNGLVYLAGGVLSGHLRRDMLDVRPRAVARDAVAALRLRLPHTPGRYNAVQKALYLGVLLLGVLIVLSGLAIWKPVQLSGLTDLFGGFAAARVVHFCAMAGIGLFVVVHLLLVIVVPRTLPPMITGRAHGGRDA; the protein is encoded by the coding sequence ATGGCCTGCATGTTCATGAGCGGCTGGGGCATCTACAACGCCTCGCCCATCTTCGGTTTCAGCTTCCCGCAATGGGCGACGCTGGGCGGCTGGCTGGGTGCCGCCACCATCTGGCATTTCTCGGTGATGTGGCTGCTGGTCGGCAACGGGCTGGTGTACCTGGCCGGCGGCGTGCTTTCCGGCCATTTGCGGCGGGACATGCTCGATGTGCGTCCGCGTGCCGTGGCCCGCGATGCCGTGGCCGCGCTAAGGCTGCGCCTGCCCCATACGCCGGGTCGCTACAACGCCGTGCAGAAGGCGTTGTACCTGGGTGTGCTGCTGCTCGGCGTACTGATCGTGCTGTCCGGCCTGGCGATCTGGAAACCCGTGCAACTGAGCGGGCTGACGGACCTGTTCGGCGGCTTCGCGGCCGCGCGTGTCGTACATTTCTGCGCCATGGCGGGCATCGGCCTGTTCGTCGTGGTCCATCTGCTGCTGGTAATCGTGGTGCCGCGCACCTTGCCGCCGATGATTACCGGCCGCGCCCACGGAGGCCGCGATGCCTGA
- a CDS encoding mandelate racemase/muconate lactonizing enzyme family protein encodes MPPQSFPPAMPPSAVHIARIQVYVFQDDAPPAVESSFGTSTQRTSTLVKVEDGAGHHGWGEIWSGHPPFGAYHRASILEKLVAPRAVGRTIDAIPALLDELATAMLPMLRLAGEPGPIAHVLAGLDCALWDLAARARGIPLYRLLGGQARRLPVYASGVSPAISQRDLDALRERGFRAFKFKAGFADDRALDALEATVGGLASGESAMIDANCGWDVDAARRALDRIRPLPLQWVEEPIGPERPASEWQALRAAGHRLAAGENLLTLDAFRAAFDWLDVVQPDLGKWGGVSGVLPLARETLARGKRYCPHAFGSHIGAALAAHVLCAAGGDGVLELDANSNPLRTLGAAGFPTPMDGHVSLHDAPGIGIDADPEALSAYAGRHTVIAP; translated from the coding sequence ATGCCCCCACAGTCTTTCCCGCCCGCCATGCCGCCCAGCGCCGTCCACATCGCGCGCATCCAGGTCTACGTTTTCCAGGACGATGCGCCGCCCGCGGTCGAATCCTCCTTCGGTACATCGACGCAACGCACCTCGACCCTGGTCAAAGTGGAAGATGGTGCCGGCCATCATGGCTGGGGCGAAATCTGGAGCGGCCATCCGCCCTTCGGCGCGTATCACCGCGCCTCGATCCTCGAAAAGCTGGTGGCGCCCCGCGCGGTGGGCAGGACGATCGACGCGATTCCGGCGTTGCTGGATGAACTCGCGACGGCCATGCTGCCCATGCTGCGGCTGGCGGGCGAACCCGGCCCCATCGCCCACGTGCTGGCGGGCCTGGACTGTGCCCTCTGGGACCTGGCCGCGCGCGCGCGCGGCATACCGCTGTACCGCTTGCTGGGCGGCCAGGCGCGCCGCCTGCCCGTCTATGCGAGCGGCGTGTCCCCGGCGATATCGCAACGCGATCTGGATGCGCTGCGCGAGCGGGGCTTTCGCGCCTTCAAGTTCAAGGCCGGCTTCGCGGACGACCGCGCGCTCGATGCCCTGGAGGCAACCGTGGGCGGCCTGGCATCCGGCGAGAGCGCGATGATCGATGCCAACTGCGGCTGGGATGTGGACGCCGCGCGGCGGGCGCTGGACCGCATCCGGCCGCTGCCGCTGCAATGGGTGGAAGAACCCATCGGCCCCGAACGCCCCGCGTCGGAATGGCAGGCGCTGCGCGCCGCCGGACACCGCCTGGCGGCGGGGGAAAATTTGTTGACACTGGACGCCTTCCGCGCCGCCTTCGACTGGCTGGACGTGGTCCAACCCGACCTGGGCAAGTGGGGAGGCGTCAGCGGGGTGCTGCCGCTGGCGCGCGAAACCTTGGCGCGCGGCAAGCGCTATTGCCCGCATGCCTTCGGTTCGCATATCGGCGCCGCGCTGGCCGCGCACGTCCTGTGCGCCGCGGGCGGCGACGGCGTGCTCGAACTGGACGCCAATTCCAATCCCCTGCGCACGCTCGGCGCAGCGGGCTTCCCCACGCCGATGGACGGCCACGTGTCGCTGCACGACGCGCCCGGCATCGGCATCGATGCGGACCCGGAGGCACTGAGCGCCTATGCGGGACGCCATACGGTCATCGCGCCATGA
- a CDS encoding heavy metal response regulator transcription factor, with protein MRILVVEDDLKTGEYLKKGLGESGYAVDLARHGADGLHLALEQRYDLIVLDVMLPGMNGWQIMETLRKHQDVPVLFLTARDHLQDRIHGLELGADDYLVKPFSFTELVLRIRTLLRRGVAREAEQLRLADLHIDVLRRRVVRMNTAIALTAKEFTLLHLLVRREGEVLSRAIIASEVWDMNFDSDTNVVDVAIKRLRAKIDRPFDPKLIHTVRGIGYVCEVRECADNADTP; from the coding sequence GTGCGCATACTGGTAGTCGAGGACGATCTTAAAACCGGCGAATACCTGAAAAAGGGGCTGGGCGAATCGGGCTACGCCGTGGATCTGGCGCGCCACGGCGCCGATGGCCTGCATCTGGCGCTGGAGCAGCGCTATGACCTCATCGTGCTGGACGTCATGCTGCCGGGCATGAACGGCTGGCAGATCATGGAAACGCTGCGCAAGCACCAGGACGTCCCGGTGCTGTTCCTGACCGCGCGCGACCACCTGCAGGACCGCATACACGGCCTGGAGCTCGGTGCCGACGATTACCTCGTCAAGCCGTTCTCCTTCACGGAACTCGTCCTGCGCATACGCACGCTGCTGCGGCGCGGCGTGGCACGCGAAGCCGAGCAGCTGCGCCTGGCCGACCTGCACATCGACGTACTGCGGCGGCGCGTCGTCCGCATGAATACCGCCATCGCCCTGACGGCCAAGGAATTCACCTTGCTGCATCTGCTGGTGCGCCGCGAGGGCGAAGTCCTGTCGCGCGCCATCATCGCCTCCGAAGTCTGGGACATGAACTTCGACAGCGATACCAATGTGGTCGATGTGGCGATCAAGCGCCTGCGCGCCAAGATAGACCGGCCCTTCGACCCGAAACTGATACACACGGTACGCGGCATCGGCTACGTCTGCGAGGTACGCGAATGCGCGGACAACGCCGACACTCCCTGA
- a CDS encoding DUF4148 domain-containing protein, whose translation MKIQTLVSSVALSLALVAGAQAGTPRGDTDNTPFQGVYGQVDSNAASRSQVAADLAQARAAGLTGNADVDNAPFTAQADVPSVPATVAAGGVHGDVAFGDLDNQPFQGV comes from the coding sequence ATGAAAATCCAAACCCTCGTTTCTTCCGTCGCCCTGTCCCTGGCCCTGGTGGCTGGCGCCCAAGCGGGTACGCCCCGCGGCGACACCGACAACACCCCGTTCCAGGGCGTATACGGCCAAGTCGACAGCAATGCCGCCAGCCGTAGCCAAGTCGCGGCAGACCTGGCGCAAGCGCGCGCGGCCGGCCTGACCGGCAATGCCGATGTGGACAATGCCCCGTTCACCGCCCAGGCCGACGTCCCCTCCGTGCCCGCCACGGTCGCCGCCGGCGGTGTGCATGGCGACGTCGCCTTCGGCGATCTCGATAACCAGCCGTTCCAAGGCGTTTAA
- a CDS encoding Bug family tripartite tricarboxylate transporter substrate binding protein: MRRLLSTLACLTACAATHAAEPGFPTHTITLVIASPAGSTPDTGMRAIAPAMAQALGQPVVVENRPGANGQIAAQEVLKNPPDGYTVLVAAGSTMAINPHVYPRQAVDVLKDLKAVGKLYSTDFFLIVRSDSGIDSMAALIARAKQKPGALVAANSGPGSAAQLATEVLKQRTGADIYQVPFNGSPAAALGVAAGNADMLIETQAVTQPFVSAGRVRRLATTGHARSAAFPDIPTMAEAGVPGMEISSWAGMFARSQVPADRVDRLNAALNRALAAPEIQAVLRGGGLEPGGGSSAAFQQEWQAQSRLWADVVARSPGLTNR; this comes from the coding sequence ATGCGCCGTTTGCTATCGACCCTGGCCTGCCTGACGGCATGCGCCGCCACCCACGCCGCGGAACCCGGCTTCCCGACACACACGATCACCCTCGTCATCGCCTCTCCGGCCGGATCCACACCGGATACCGGCATGCGCGCGATCGCGCCGGCCATGGCGCAGGCGCTGGGCCAGCCCGTGGTGGTGGAAAACCGCCCGGGCGCCAATGGCCAGATCGCGGCGCAGGAAGTCCTGAAGAACCCGCCGGACGGCTATACCGTACTGGTTGCCGCGGGCAGCACCATGGCCATCAATCCGCACGTCTATCCGCGCCAGGCCGTCGACGTGCTGAAGGACCTGAAGGCGGTCGGCAAGCTCTATTCCACCGACTTCTTCCTGATCGTGCGCAGCGACAGCGGCATCGATTCGATGGCGGCGCTGATCGCCCGCGCCAAACAGAAGCCCGGCGCGCTGGTGGCCGCCAACAGCGGCCCCGGCAGCGCCGCCCAACTGGCGACGGAAGTCCTGAAGCAACGGACCGGTGCCGACATCTACCAGGTTCCCTTCAATGGCAGCCCCGCGGCGGCGCTGGGGGTCGCGGCCGGCAACGCCGACATGCTGATCGAAACCCAGGCCGTTACCCAGCCCTTCGTCAGCGCCGGGCGAGTCAGGCGCCTGGCCACCACCGGCCACGCGCGGTCGGCGGCCTTCCCCGACATTCCGACGATGGCCGAGGCGGGCGTACCGGGCATGGAGATTTCGTCATGGGCCGGCATGTTCGCCCGGTCGCAGGTACCGGCCGATCGCGTGGACCGGCTGAATGCCGCGCTGAACCGCGCGCTGGCGGCGCCGGAGATCCAGGCGGTGCTGCGCGGCGGCGGGCTGGAGCCGGGCGGAGGATCCAGCGCGGCGTTCCAGCAGGAATGGCAGGCGCAATCGCGGCTATGGGCCGACGTGGTCGCGCGCTCGCCCGGCCTGACCAATCGTTGA
- a CDS encoding DUF4148 domain-containing protein codes for MQAKTIVSALILSFAAIGAAQAANSEPNNVPFQGVYGQAASSVSRSQVLADLAQAREAGLTGNRESNNVPFTAQADSGVSRAQIALGSDFGDTNNQPFQGA; via the coding sequence ATGCAAGCCAAGACCATCGTTTCCGCTCTGATTCTTTCCTTCGCCGCGATCGGCGCCGCGCAAGCGGCCAACAGCGAGCCCAACAATGTGCCCTTCCAGGGCGTGTATGGGCAAGCCGCCAGCAGCGTCAGCCGTTCGCAAGTGCTGGCCGATCTGGCCCAGGCCCGCGAAGCCGGCCTGACGGGCAACCGCGAATCGAACAACGTGCCCTTCACCGCGCAAGCCGACAGCGGCGTGAGCCGCGCGCAGATCGCGCTGGGCTCGGATTTCGGTGACACGAACAACCAGCCGTTCCAGGGTGCGTAA